In the Euphorbia lathyris chromosome 5, ddEupLath1.1, whole genome shotgun sequence genome, one interval contains:
- the LOC136230572 gene encoding disease resistance protein RPV1-like isoform X2, with translation MISSLTSKSDHHIRTKDLRLFSSFICIFGRETALFIMVSSSASSLRRKYDVFLSFSGEDTRYNFTSHLYDALCCNKIKTFIDNDLERGEEITPSLLRVIEDSLISVIIFSKNYASSPWCLDEMVKILECKETPGHTILPVFYHVNPSEVEKQSGCFADALLQLQTKFKDQLKKLPRWKADLTTVASLSGFASQDILSEAKLVKDIVEDILKKLNHAYSRTLKGLIGIESHIEQTTKLLHLGMPEVCILGIWGMGGIGKTTIAQVIFNELSSQFEGCCFLKNIKEESVRSGLLGLRKMLCQDVDDMLQRKKVLLVLDDVDCVNQIDGFIETRDFGLGTRIIVTSRDKQVLKNRVHELYEVKGLNNAEALQLFSLNAFRKINPAAEYVDLSERAINYAQGNPLALKVLGSFLFSRGKQEWESALHKLGRIPPPEIFSVLRASFDTLDEEEKCIFLDIACFFKGQQVDFVERIMDGCGFSSSIGVSVLVDKCLITIVENKLEMHDLLREMAHGIVRQESIKELGKRSRLWSHGDVYQVLTKNLGTEKVEGIFLDTSKIPEVNLSYRAFANMHNLRLLKIYNSGSENNCKLYFPDGLEFLSDKLSYLHWEQYPLSSMPSNFTAENLVELNLTYSNIKQLWSGVQHLVSLKEMNLSNCTNLLAFPDLSRAKNLESLNVAYCTSLAEVHPSIRFLDQLIDLDMRCCTSLLSLPTGIKWKSLKTLNLSGCSYLRWFPEFTESLTYLNLNETAIHVLPESIRKMSGLIALNLKDCKQLHNLPENMHLLKSLVIIDLSGCSNITRFPKICGEVKYLYLSETAIVEIPSSIGLLSKLLHLDLMNCKRLENLPSDIYNLACLEHLVLSGCSSITKFPEVSMQIKKLFLDGTAIEEIPSSIQHCFELIELNLQNCTSLHTLPSTICKLKHLQKLNLSGCGMFDNFPEILEDMNSLRYLYLDGTAIKKLPSPLQKLKVLSSLQLKNCRYLCLYGVKFFDNLPKEGLQIQYLHKLYLNNCGLFVVPRCIGSLSALEALDLSGNPFREITSSLNGLFELQYLGVRNCIHLESLPELPPNLAKLDAHGCLNLRSVSMDPKGANGNIFEFIFTNCNKLDAVQKRQILSYAIAKFQLYAYKLYSQVPSILVGESSFCFPRSRNNLDIYEVMRLHYPSFRTEIQLPLGWSKNDFLGFVVCGVILFKGVSSSSSGFRVKCRFHFLNENGEFNDHYSYFGSWYDTRIVKHEHLFFGYDPCLHVTNDHDFDKYNKVIIQFWPEDITGHRLQCCFVVGCGASFLTKYTSIGDLARLEEKARQQGWKFQEYVVQDDFSIRKTMRNNNRQQSEYGGNPTRTLIWKNMRNNNVQQWKYGNRTNRRQS, from the exons ATGATAAG TAGCCTAACATCGAAATCAGATCATCACATCAGAACTAAAGATCTAAGgcttttctcttccttcatct GTATCTTTGGAAGGGAAACTGCTCTTTTCATAATGGTatcttcttctgcttcttcaCTTAGAAGGAAGTATGATGTGTTTCTCAGCTTTAGCGGGGAAGACACACGTTATAATTTTACTAGTCATCTCTATGATGCTTTGTGTTGTAACAAAATAAAGACCTTCATTGATAATGATCTTGAAAGAGGGGAAGAAATAACTCCTTCCCTTTTGAGAGTTATTGAAGATTCTTTGATTTCTGTTATCATTTTCTCCAAGAACTATGCATCTTCACCATGGTGTTTGGATGAAATGGTTAAAATTCTTGAATGCAAGGAGACTCCTGGACACACAATTTTACCAGTTTTCTACCATGTAAATCCATCTGAAGTGGAAAAACAAAGTGGGTGTTTTGCAGATGCTCTTCTTCAGCTTCAGACAAAATTTAAAGACCAATTGAAAAAGTTGCCCAGATGGAAAGCTGACTTGACGACTGTTGCCAGCTTATCTGGATTTGCCTCTCAGGATATCCT GTCTGAGGCTAAACTTGTGAAAGACATCGTGGAAGATATATTGAAGAAGTTGAACCATGCATACTCTAGAACTTTGAAGGGTTTGATTGGAATAGAATCGCACATTGAACAAACTACCAAGTTATTACATCTTGGGATGCCAGAAGTTTGTATTCTAGGAATTTGGGGTATGGGTGGCATTGGCAAAACAACTATTGCCCAAGTTATCTTCAACGAGTTATCAAGTCAATTTGAAGGTTGTTGCTTTCTCAAAAATATTAAGGAAGAATCAGTACGTAGTGGGCTACTTGGTCTAAGAAAAATGCTTTGTCAAGATGTGGACGACATGCTCCAACGCAAAAAGGTGTTGCTTGTTTTGGATGATGTGGATTGTGTAAACCAAATAGACGGGTTCATTGAAACACGTGATTTTGGCTTGGGTACCAGAATTATTGTGACATCTAGAGATAAGCAAGTTCTGAAGAATAGAGTTCATGAGCTATATGAAGTCAAAGGGTTAAATAATGCTGAAGCTCTTCAACTATTCAGTTTGAATGCTTTTAGGAAAATCAATCCTGCAGCGGAATATGTGGATCTATCCGAAAGGGCAATAAATTATGCTCAGGGAAATCCCTTGGCGCTCAAAGTTTTGGGATCTTTTTTATTTAGCAGAGGGAAACAAGAATGGGAAAGTGCACTGCATAAACTTGGTAGAATCCCTCCGCCTGAAATTTTCAGCGTGTTGCGGGCAAGTTTTGACACACTGGATGAAGAGGAGAAATGCATATTTCTTGATATTGCATGTTTCTTTAAGGGGCAACAAGTTGATTTTGTAGAGAGAATAATGGATGGTTGTGGTTTCTCATCTAGTATTGGAGTTAGTGTTCTTGTTGATAAATGCCTTATTACTATTGTCGAAAACAAGTTAGAGATGCATGACTTGTTGCGAGAAATGGCTCATGGAATTGTTCGCCAAGAATCAATTAAAGAGCTCGGTAAACGCAGTAGATTGTGGAGTCATGGTGATGTCTACCAAGTATTGACTAAAAATCTG GGAACTGAAAAGGTTGAAGGAATATTTTTGGATACGTCTAAAATTCCTGAAGTGAATTTGAGCTACAGAGCCTTTGCTAACATGCATAATCTCAGATTGCTGAAAATTTACAATTCTGGATCTGAAAACAACTGTAAATTGTATTTTCCTGATGGCCTGGAATTTCTATCAGATAAATTGAGCTATCTCCATTGGGAACAATACCCACTAAGCTCCATGCCTTCAAATTTTACAGCAGAAAATCTAGTTGAACTTAACCTGACATACAGCAATATAAAACAACTGTGGTCAGGAGTACAG CATCTTGTGAGTTTGAAAGAGATGAATCTCAGTAATTGTACGAACTTACTCGCATTTCCAGACCTCTCCCGGGCAAAGAATCTCGAGAGCTTGAATGTTGCATATTGTACTAGCTTGGCAGAAGTTCATCCATCAATTCGGTTTCTAGATCAACTTATTGATTTAGACATGAGATGCTGCACAAGCCTGCTGAGCCTCCCGACTGGCATTAAATGGAAATCTCTCAAAACTCTTAATCTTTCTGGCTGCTCATATCTTAGGTGGTTTCCTGAGTTCACGGAAAGCTTAACTTATTTAAATCTAAATGAGACAGCTATACATGTACTTCCTGAATCAATTAGGAAGATGAGTGGACTCATTGCATTAAATTTGAAGGATTGCAAACAGCTGCATAATCTTCCGGAAAATATGCATTTGTTAAAATCTCTTGTGATCATTGATCTTTCTGGCTGCTCGAATATTACCAGATTTCCAAAGATTTGCGGGGAAGTGAAATACTTGTACTTGAGTGAGACTGCAATTGTAGAGATCCCTTCTTCAATTGGTCTTCTCTCTAAGCTGTTACATTTGGATCTCATGAACTGCAAAAGACTCGAGAATCTTCCGAGTGATATTTATAATCTGGCATGTCTAGAGCATCTGGTTCTCTCTGGCTGCTCTAGCATCACAAAGTTTCCAGAGGTTTCAATGCAAATCAAGAAGTTGTTTTTAGACGGCACAGCAATAGAAGAAATTCCCTCGTCGATACAACATTGCTTTGAACTTATTGAACTCAATCTGCAAAACTGCACCAGCTTACATACTCTTCCAAGCACTATTTGTAAGTTGAAACATCTGCAAAAGCTTAATCTCTCAGGCTGCGGTATGTTTGACAATTTCCCAGAAATTTTGGAGGACATGAATTCTTTGAGATATCTTTATCTAGATGGAACTGCTATAAAGAAACTGCCTTCACCACTTCAAAAGTTGAAGGTACTATCAAGTTTGCAGTTGAAAAACTGTAGATATCTTTGCCTTTATGGTGTAAAGTTTTTTGATAATCTGCCTAAAGAAGGATTGCAGATACAATATCTACATAAGCTATATCTCAATAATTGCGGTTTATTTGTTGTGCCTCGTTGCATTGGCTCTTTATCGGCACTCGAAGCTTTGGATCTAAGTGGAAATCCTTTTAGAGAAATAACTTCAAGCCTCAATGGGCTATTTGAGTTGCAATATCTTGGTGTGAGAAACTGCATTCATCTTGAGTCATTGCCTGAGCTTCCCCCAAACCTAGCAAAATTAGACGCACACGGTTGCCTTAATCTGAGGTCAGTATCAATGGATCCAAAGGGAGCTAATGGGAACATTTTTGAGTTCATTTTCACTAATTGTAACAAGTTGGATGCGGTTCAAAAGCGTCAAATCCTATCATATGCCATAGCAAAATTTCAGCTTTATGCATATAAGCTTTACAGTCAG GTACCTTCTATACTAGTAGGAGAATCTAGTTTTTGCTTCCCTAGATCTCGCAACAATCTGGATATATATGAAGTGATGCGGTTACATTATCCAAGCTTTAGAACTGAAATCCAGCTGCCTTTAGGTTGGTCTAAAAATGACTTCCTGGGTTTTGTTGTTTGTGGTGTTATTTTATTCAAAGGTGTTAGTAGCAGCAGCTCTGGTTTCAGAGTGAAATGTAGATTCCATTTTTTAAATGAGAATGGAGAATTCAATGATCACTATAGCTACTTTGGAAGCTGGTATGATACAAGAATTGTCAAGCATGAGCATTTATTCTTTGGATACGATCCATGTCTGCATGTCACAAACGATCATGATTTTGATAAATACAATAAGGTCATCATTCAATTTTGGCCTGAAGACATTACTGGTCATCGTCTACAATGCTGCTTTGTGGTTGGTTGTGGAGCATCATTCTTGACGAAATACACTTCTATTGGAGACCTAGCACGCTTGGAAGAGAAG GCTCGACAACAAGGATGGAAATTCCAGGAATATGTAGTGCAAGATGATTTTTCCATAAGGAAGACTATGCGGAATAACAATAGACAACAGTCAGAATATGGTGGGAATCCGACGAGGACATTAATCTGGAAGAATATGCGGAACAACAATGTACAACAGTGGAAATATG GGAACAGAACAAATAGAAGGCAGTCCTGA
- the LOC136230572 gene encoding disease resistance protein RUN1-like isoform X1: MISSLTSKSDHHIRTKDLRLFSSFICIFGRETALFIMVSSSASSLRRKYDVFLSFSGEDTRYNFTSHLYDALCCNKIKTFIDNDLERGEEITPSLLRVIEDSLISVIIFSKNYASSPWCLDEMVKILECKETPGHTILPVFYHVNPSEVEKQSGCFADALLQLQTKFKDQLKKLPRWKADLTTVASLSGFASQDILSEAKLVKDIVEDILKKLNHAYSRTLKGLIGIESHIEQTTKLLHLGMPEVCILGIWGMGGIGKTTIAQVIFNELSSQFEGCCFLKNIKEESVRSGLLGLRKMLCQDVDDMLQRKKVLLVLDDVDCVNQIDGFIETRDFGLGTRIIVTSRDKQVLKNRVHELYEVKGLNNAEALQLFSLNAFRKINPAAEYVDLSERAINYAQGNPLALKVLGSFLFSRGKQEWESALHKLGRIPPPEIFSVLRASFDTLDEEEKCIFLDIACFFKGQQVDFVERIMDGCGFSSSIGVSVLVDKCLITIVENKLEMHDLLREMAHGIVRQESIKELGKRSRLWSHGDVYQVLTKNLGTEKVEGIFLDTSKIPEVNLSYRAFANMHNLRLLKIYNSGSENNCKLYFPDGLEFLSDKLSYLHWEQYPLSSMPSNFTAENLVELNLTYSNIKQLWSGVQHLVSLKEMNLSNCTNLLAFPDLSRAKNLESLNVAYCTSLAEVHPSIRFLDQLIDLDMRCCTSLLSLPTGIKWKSLKTLNLSGCSYLRWFPEFTESLTYLNLNETAIHVLPESIRKMSGLIALNLKDCKQLHNLPENMHLLKSLVIIDLSGCSNITRFPKICGEVKYLYLSETAIVEIPSSIGLLSKLLHLDLMNCKRLENLPSDIYNLACLEHLVLSGCSSITKFPEVSMQIKKLFLDGTAIEEIPSSIQHCFELIELNLQNCTSLHTLPSTICKLKHLQKLNLSGCGMFDNFPEILEDMNSLRYLYLDGTAIKKLPSPLQKLKVLSSLQLKNCRYLCLYGVKFFDNLPKEGLQIQYLHKLYLNNCGLFVVPRCIGSLSALEALDLSGNPFREITSSLNGLFELQYLGVRNCIHLESLPELPPNLAKLDAHGCLNLRSVSMDPKGANGNIFEFIFTNCNKLDAVQKRQILSYAIAKFQLYAYKLYSQVPSILVGESSFCFPRSRNNLDIYEVMRLHYPSFRTEIQLPLGWSKNDFLGFVVCGVILFKGVSSSSSGFRVKCRFHFLNENGEFNDHYSYFGSWYDTRIVKHEHLFFGYDPCLHVTNDHDFDKYNKVIIQFWPEDITGHRLQCCFVVGCGASFLTKYTSIGDLARLEEKARQQGWKFQEYVVQDDFSIRKTMRNNNRQQSEYGGNPTRTLIWKNMRNNNVQQWKYGGNLMRTLIPYDVSKSTIRSHWSSRGGTEQIEGSPERASGSIR, from the exons ATGATAAG TAGCCTAACATCGAAATCAGATCATCACATCAGAACTAAAGATCTAAGgcttttctcttccttcatct GTATCTTTGGAAGGGAAACTGCTCTTTTCATAATGGTatcttcttctgcttcttcaCTTAGAAGGAAGTATGATGTGTTTCTCAGCTTTAGCGGGGAAGACACACGTTATAATTTTACTAGTCATCTCTATGATGCTTTGTGTTGTAACAAAATAAAGACCTTCATTGATAATGATCTTGAAAGAGGGGAAGAAATAACTCCTTCCCTTTTGAGAGTTATTGAAGATTCTTTGATTTCTGTTATCATTTTCTCCAAGAACTATGCATCTTCACCATGGTGTTTGGATGAAATGGTTAAAATTCTTGAATGCAAGGAGACTCCTGGACACACAATTTTACCAGTTTTCTACCATGTAAATCCATCTGAAGTGGAAAAACAAAGTGGGTGTTTTGCAGATGCTCTTCTTCAGCTTCAGACAAAATTTAAAGACCAATTGAAAAAGTTGCCCAGATGGAAAGCTGACTTGACGACTGTTGCCAGCTTATCTGGATTTGCCTCTCAGGATATCCT GTCTGAGGCTAAACTTGTGAAAGACATCGTGGAAGATATATTGAAGAAGTTGAACCATGCATACTCTAGAACTTTGAAGGGTTTGATTGGAATAGAATCGCACATTGAACAAACTACCAAGTTATTACATCTTGGGATGCCAGAAGTTTGTATTCTAGGAATTTGGGGTATGGGTGGCATTGGCAAAACAACTATTGCCCAAGTTATCTTCAACGAGTTATCAAGTCAATTTGAAGGTTGTTGCTTTCTCAAAAATATTAAGGAAGAATCAGTACGTAGTGGGCTACTTGGTCTAAGAAAAATGCTTTGTCAAGATGTGGACGACATGCTCCAACGCAAAAAGGTGTTGCTTGTTTTGGATGATGTGGATTGTGTAAACCAAATAGACGGGTTCATTGAAACACGTGATTTTGGCTTGGGTACCAGAATTATTGTGACATCTAGAGATAAGCAAGTTCTGAAGAATAGAGTTCATGAGCTATATGAAGTCAAAGGGTTAAATAATGCTGAAGCTCTTCAACTATTCAGTTTGAATGCTTTTAGGAAAATCAATCCTGCAGCGGAATATGTGGATCTATCCGAAAGGGCAATAAATTATGCTCAGGGAAATCCCTTGGCGCTCAAAGTTTTGGGATCTTTTTTATTTAGCAGAGGGAAACAAGAATGGGAAAGTGCACTGCATAAACTTGGTAGAATCCCTCCGCCTGAAATTTTCAGCGTGTTGCGGGCAAGTTTTGACACACTGGATGAAGAGGAGAAATGCATATTTCTTGATATTGCATGTTTCTTTAAGGGGCAACAAGTTGATTTTGTAGAGAGAATAATGGATGGTTGTGGTTTCTCATCTAGTATTGGAGTTAGTGTTCTTGTTGATAAATGCCTTATTACTATTGTCGAAAACAAGTTAGAGATGCATGACTTGTTGCGAGAAATGGCTCATGGAATTGTTCGCCAAGAATCAATTAAAGAGCTCGGTAAACGCAGTAGATTGTGGAGTCATGGTGATGTCTACCAAGTATTGACTAAAAATCTG GGAACTGAAAAGGTTGAAGGAATATTTTTGGATACGTCTAAAATTCCTGAAGTGAATTTGAGCTACAGAGCCTTTGCTAACATGCATAATCTCAGATTGCTGAAAATTTACAATTCTGGATCTGAAAACAACTGTAAATTGTATTTTCCTGATGGCCTGGAATTTCTATCAGATAAATTGAGCTATCTCCATTGGGAACAATACCCACTAAGCTCCATGCCTTCAAATTTTACAGCAGAAAATCTAGTTGAACTTAACCTGACATACAGCAATATAAAACAACTGTGGTCAGGAGTACAG CATCTTGTGAGTTTGAAAGAGATGAATCTCAGTAATTGTACGAACTTACTCGCATTTCCAGACCTCTCCCGGGCAAAGAATCTCGAGAGCTTGAATGTTGCATATTGTACTAGCTTGGCAGAAGTTCATCCATCAATTCGGTTTCTAGATCAACTTATTGATTTAGACATGAGATGCTGCACAAGCCTGCTGAGCCTCCCGACTGGCATTAAATGGAAATCTCTCAAAACTCTTAATCTTTCTGGCTGCTCATATCTTAGGTGGTTTCCTGAGTTCACGGAAAGCTTAACTTATTTAAATCTAAATGAGACAGCTATACATGTACTTCCTGAATCAATTAGGAAGATGAGTGGACTCATTGCATTAAATTTGAAGGATTGCAAACAGCTGCATAATCTTCCGGAAAATATGCATTTGTTAAAATCTCTTGTGATCATTGATCTTTCTGGCTGCTCGAATATTACCAGATTTCCAAAGATTTGCGGGGAAGTGAAATACTTGTACTTGAGTGAGACTGCAATTGTAGAGATCCCTTCTTCAATTGGTCTTCTCTCTAAGCTGTTACATTTGGATCTCATGAACTGCAAAAGACTCGAGAATCTTCCGAGTGATATTTATAATCTGGCATGTCTAGAGCATCTGGTTCTCTCTGGCTGCTCTAGCATCACAAAGTTTCCAGAGGTTTCAATGCAAATCAAGAAGTTGTTTTTAGACGGCACAGCAATAGAAGAAATTCCCTCGTCGATACAACATTGCTTTGAACTTATTGAACTCAATCTGCAAAACTGCACCAGCTTACATACTCTTCCAAGCACTATTTGTAAGTTGAAACATCTGCAAAAGCTTAATCTCTCAGGCTGCGGTATGTTTGACAATTTCCCAGAAATTTTGGAGGACATGAATTCTTTGAGATATCTTTATCTAGATGGAACTGCTATAAAGAAACTGCCTTCACCACTTCAAAAGTTGAAGGTACTATCAAGTTTGCAGTTGAAAAACTGTAGATATCTTTGCCTTTATGGTGTAAAGTTTTTTGATAATCTGCCTAAAGAAGGATTGCAGATACAATATCTACATAAGCTATATCTCAATAATTGCGGTTTATTTGTTGTGCCTCGTTGCATTGGCTCTTTATCGGCACTCGAAGCTTTGGATCTAAGTGGAAATCCTTTTAGAGAAATAACTTCAAGCCTCAATGGGCTATTTGAGTTGCAATATCTTGGTGTGAGAAACTGCATTCATCTTGAGTCATTGCCTGAGCTTCCCCCAAACCTAGCAAAATTAGACGCACACGGTTGCCTTAATCTGAGGTCAGTATCAATGGATCCAAAGGGAGCTAATGGGAACATTTTTGAGTTCATTTTCACTAATTGTAACAAGTTGGATGCGGTTCAAAAGCGTCAAATCCTATCATATGCCATAGCAAAATTTCAGCTTTATGCATATAAGCTTTACAGTCAG GTACCTTCTATACTAGTAGGAGAATCTAGTTTTTGCTTCCCTAGATCTCGCAACAATCTGGATATATATGAAGTGATGCGGTTACATTATCCAAGCTTTAGAACTGAAATCCAGCTGCCTTTAGGTTGGTCTAAAAATGACTTCCTGGGTTTTGTTGTTTGTGGTGTTATTTTATTCAAAGGTGTTAGTAGCAGCAGCTCTGGTTTCAGAGTGAAATGTAGATTCCATTTTTTAAATGAGAATGGAGAATTCAATGATCACTATAGCTACTTTGGAAGCTGGTATGATACAAGAATTGTCAAGCATGAGCATTTATTCTTTGGATACGATCCATGTCTGCATGTCACAAACGATCATGATTTTGATAAATACAATAAGGTCATCATTCAATTTTGGCCTGAAGACATTACTGGTCATCGTCTACAATGCTGCTTTGTGGTTGGTTGTGGAGCATCATTCTTGACGAAATACACTTCTATTGGAGACCTAGCACGCTTGGAAGAGAAG GCTCGACAACAAGGATGGAAATTCCAGGAATATGTAGTGCAAGATGATTTTTCCATAAGGAAGACTATGCGGAATAACAATAGACAACAGTCAGAATATGGTGGGAATCCGACGAGGACATTAATCTGGAAGAATATGCGGAACAACAATGTACAACAGTGGAAATATGGTGGGAATCTGATGAGGACATTAATCCCCTACGATGTGTCTAAGAGCACAATTAGGAGCCATTGGAGTAGTCGTGGG GGAACAGAACAAATAGAAGGCAGTCCTGAACGAGCTAGTGGATCAATAAGATGA